Below is a genomic region from Streptomyces sp. RPA4-2.
CGAGCGCAGGAACACCCCGAGCCACAGGTCGTGCACCGTGTAGGTCTCGTTCTCCTTTATCCCCACCAGGCTGGAGCCCGCGCCGAGGTCCGCGAGGTCGGTGACGGCGACCTTGTGCCGCTCGGTCCGGGGGAACTTCGGCAGCAGCGTGTCGGCGAAGAGCATCTTGAGGGTGCTCGCCGGGGGCAGCCGCCAGTGCGCGTTGTGCGCGGCCAGGACCTCCCCGGACTCGGCGTCGGTGACGATCCAGGAGCGCGCGGTGACGTCCTTCGGCAGCACGGGGGCGCCGCTGCCCAGGTCGGCCTGGGTCCCGGGCAGACCGAGCCGCGCGCCGCCCACCGTCGACATGTCCGCCGGCGGAGTGGCGCTCGGCGTCGGTGACGATGACGGTGACGGCTTGCCGGCGGCCATGACCGGAGCGGCCGTCAGCGAAAGGGACAACAGGGTGGCGGATGTGACCAACAACGATCGCTTGGTGGTCTTCTTGATGGCGGGCACGGTCGAGAAAGTACATGGCTCCGGCGGTGAAGTCCTCTCACCCTGCCCACCCCGGCGGCGGGTGACGGCTGATGGCCGCGATACTGGACCCATGAAGCTCAGCCGCCCCGTCTCCTGGTTCCTGCTCGCCTTCGGGGTGTGGAGCTGGGTCATCTGGATCACTTTCGTCAAGAACCTGTGGAAGGACGGCAGCGGGCTCGCGTTCGACGACGCGGGGGATCCGACGGCGTACTTCTGGGTTCATCTGACGCTCGCCGTAGTCTCCTTTGTCCTGGGGACGGTCGTCGGGGCCATCGGGTTCCGCGGACTGCGCGCCTTGCGACAGACCTCATAGCGACGGGGGAGCCGAGGTCGTGGTCATCGTCTTCCTGCTGGTGGGCCTGGCGGCCCTGACCGCGTTCGCGGGCCTGCACCGGTACCTCTGGCGCCGTCTGGTGCGCGAGACGACGACCGGTCCGGGGCCCGCGCGCCGCGCGGGCACCGTGGTCTTCGTCGCCGGCCCCGTGCTCATGGTCGGCGCGGTCGCCGCGGAACGCGCGGGCGCGCCCTTCTGGCTCCAGCGGACGCTGGCCTGGCCCGGCTTCCTGTGGATGGCGCTGGCCCTCTACCTGTTGCTCGCGGTCGTGGCGGGAGAGGCCGTACGGCCCCTGGTGACGCGGCTCGTGCGGCGGCGGACCGCCGACGGGCCGGAGGCGTCGCGCGTCGCCGTGGGGGCGGCGACGGGACCCGCGGTACCTCTCCGCCCGGCCACGGAGCCGGTCGTCCCGGCCGCTCCGGGCGGAACCGGTGCCGCCGCGTCGGCCGCCGCGCCCGGACAGCCCGACGCCCCGTCGCGGGAGGCGACGGACCCGGGGCGTGCGGGTGGCGTCGCGCCGGGCCCGTCGCGGCGGCTCTTCGTCTCACGGGCCGTCGGCGGGACCGCCGCCGCCGTCGCCGTGGGAACCGTCGGATACGGCACCTACGGCGTCCTGCGCGGGCCCCGTGTGAAGAGGGTGACCGTACCGCTGGCCAGACTGCCCCGGTCCGCGCACGGCTTCCGGATCGCCGTCGTCAGTGACATCCACCTCGGGCCGGTCCTCGGCCGGGACTTCTGCCGGCGCGTCGTCGACACGATCAACTCGACGCAGCCCGACCTGATCGCCGTGGTGGGGGACCTGGTCGACGGCAGCGTGAAGAACCTGGGACCGGCCGCCGCGCCGCTCGCCGGGCTGCGGGCACGGCACGGCTCGTACTTCGTCACCGGCAACCACGAGTACTACTCGGGCGCCGCGCAGTGGGTCGCGGAAGTACGCGAACTGGGCCTGCGGCCGCTGGAGAACGCGCGGACGGAACTGGCCGGATTCGACCTCGCCGGGGTCAACGACGTGGCGGGTGAGAGCGAGGGACAGGGCCCCGACTTCGGCAGGGCGCTGGGCGGCCGGGACACCGCGCGGGCCGTGGTGCTGCTCGCGCACCAGCCGGTGCAGATCCACGACGCCGTACGCCACGGTGTCGACCTCCAGCTCTCCGGGCACACCCACGGGGGCCAGCTCTGGCCCGGGAACTACGTCGCCGAACTCGCCAACCCCACCGTCGCGGGCCTCGAGCGGTACGGCGACACGCAGTTGTACGTCTCCCGGGGCGCGGGAGCCTGGGGGCCGCCGACCCGGGTGGGCGCGCCGTCGGACATCACGATCGTGGAGCTGGCCTCCCGGCAGGCCTGAGCGACGGCGTTCGTTCCGGCCCGGGGTGACCGACTCACGGGGCCGGCGTCGAGCCGTACGCCGTCATGAAGCGGTCGCGGAAGGAGCTCATCTTCCAGACCGGGGCGTTGTGCTCGGGCTGGAGACCGTCCGTCCACCCCCAGTCGGCGATCTTGTCCAGGACCTTCGGGTCCTTGGCGACGATCGAGACCGGGACGTCACGGCTGGCGTGGTTGCCGCTGACCCGGGCGATGGGCTGGTGGTCGCCGAGGAAGATCAGCACGGTGTTCTTGTTCCCGTACTCGACCAGGTAGTTGATCAGGCTCGACACCGAGTACTGGATGGACTTGCCGTACTCCTGCTTCGACTTCGTGGAGTCGGTGATGATGCCGGCGGGATTCTTGCCGGCCTTCTCGATGGCGTTGTAGACCGAGCCGTCACCGACCTGGTCCTGCGGGACCAGCTTGGGGATCGGCGCCCAGGGCTGGTGGCTGGAGGTCAGGATGATCTCCGACATCAGCGGCTTGTCGTGCTTCTTGCCGTGCACCAGACGTTCGAACGCGGTCAGGGCGTACTGGTCGGGCATCGTCGACCAGCTGAACTTCGGGCCCTTGTACTCGAGCTTGTGGGAGTCGTAGACCTTGTCGAGGCCGTAGAACTTGGACTCGGGCCAGGCCTTCTGGACGCCCGGCATGACACCCACGGTGTCCCAGCCGCCCGACTTCTTGAAGGCCTTGGTGAGGGTCAGGTGGTCGCCGGCGGTGACGGTGCGGTACCGCTGCTGGTTGCTGATCCACAGGCCGGACAGGAACGTGGAGTGGCCGAGCCAGCTGCTTCCGCCGTACGTCGCCGAGGTCAGCCAGCCGCTCTTCGCCGCGAACCCGGCCTTGACCAGCTTCTGGTTCTCGGCCGTGAGGGTCGCGTCCACCCCCGGCGCCATGACCGGGTCCTCGATCGCGCTGCGGCCGTAGCTCTCGATGAAGGTGATCATCATGTCCTTGCCGCGCAGGTCCGTCAGGAGCTGGTCCGGCGGGGTGTTGCCGAAGGCGTCCTTCTTGGCGAACTTGGCGAACGCCGCCTCGTCCCGCAGGGTCGCCTGCACCCGCTTGGTGCGGTCCTCCACGGACTTGGCCGTACGGTCGGAGGCGACGGGCACGCCGGTGACCTGCACGCCGAGCGCCGCGCAGGCGATCCAGACGGTGCCGAGCACCAGGGTCGAGCGGGTGGCCGTCACGGTGTGCCGGGACATCAGGCCGGCGAGCCGGACGACCGCGAGCGACATGACGGCGAGCAGGACGATCACGAACAGCACGAGGGCGACGACGATGCCGAGCGTCGCCTGCTTGCCCAGCGTGTCCTGGAGATAGGCCCGCGCGTCGGCGAACAGCGACCAGTCGAGGACGAGGTTGAACCCCCGCCCGAGGTATTCGTTGAAGCCGATGTCGAGGAGGTTCAGGATGGTCAGCACGCCCAGGAGCAGGCCGCCGGCCGCCGCCACCACCACCCGGGGCCTGCGGGGCAGGACGATCAGCACGGCCGCGCCGAAGACCGCTTCCACCGGGATGCGCACGAACTCGCCGGGCCGGAAACCGGCGCTGCTGTTCGGCATGAGCAGCGCGAACAGCACGAGCACGGCGGCGAGCCCGGTGGTGGTCCAGGTCAGGGCCCGCGCGGCGACAGGGTACCTCGCCCGCCACCCCCGCCACCGCCCTTTGACCGGCGCCGGGGAGGCGGCGCCTTCGTCTCCGGGCACGGCGGGTTCGGCAGGCACGGCGGGTTCGGCGGCCGCGACGGGCTCCGCGGACCCGGCGGCTTCCACGGACCCGCCGGATTCAGTGGGTTCGGCGGCTGCGGTGGGCTTCGGGGAGTCGGCCGCGGCGGTCTCGGCGACCTGGGGAGAGTCGGTGGGTTCGCCCGAGTCGGTGGGCTCGGCGACCTCGGGGGAGCCGGTGGGCACGGTGGCCTTCGCGGGCTCGGGGGACTCCTCGGGGGACTCGGTGGGTCCGGCGGCCCCCGGGCGGGCGCCGGATTCGGTGGCCGTGGAGGAGTCGCCCGGCGCTTCGGTCCCGGAGGGTCCGGCGGCCCCGGCGGGACCGGTGGTCGTCGCGCGGGCGGCGGTCTCCGGGGTCTCCGGCTCGGCGGGCGCGTCCGGCGTCCGGGCTTCCCGCGGGCGCGCCTCGTCGGGCGTCTCGTCCGTGTCCGGCAGCTGTCGAGAGCTCGTGTTGAACGACAACCCGAAGGTCCTTCCGTGCGAAGCCCGGTGATGGCGCGGCGGACCAGGCCCTACAGGCCGGGCCACCTGCTTCTCTGTACGGCACCACGGCGGACCGTGTTCAATGCCCCAGGTCTGCTTATGTTCAAGGGCACCACCGCATATGTTCAAGCAGGTCAGCGTGCGGGCAGTGTGACGGTCACGGCGAGCCCCTCGCCCGGCGCCGTCCGCACCGCCACATCACCCCCGTGAGCCGTCACCACCCCCTGCACGATCGCCATCCCCAGTCCGCTGCCCGCACCGCCGCCCGCCCGGAAGAACCGGTCGAAGATGCGGGCCGCGTCGTCCTCGGCGAGCCCCGGACCCTGGTCCGCGACACACAGCCGTACGACCCCGTCCGCGCGCTCCAGACCGAGCCGCACGGGCACCTCGGCGGGCGTGTGGGTGCGGACGTTGGCCACCAGGTTGCCCAGCACCTGCCGCAGCCCCGACTCGTCGGCGTGCACCAGCAGGGTGCCGTCGGCGCCCACCGTCACCGGCCGCCCCGGCTGCTGGGCGCGCAGATCCTCGGCGGCGTCCCGTACGAGCCGGCTCAGGTCGACGTTCCTGAACCGCAGCTCGGGCCGCTGGTCGAGGCGGGCCAGGGTGAGCAGCTCGTCCACCAGCCGCCCCATCCGGTCGGCCTCGGCGTTCATCCGGTCCCAG
It encodes:
- a CDS encoding SCO4848 family membrane protein; the protein is MKLSRPVSWFLLAFGVWSWVIWITFVKNLWKDGSGLAFDDAGDPTAYFWVHLTLAVVSFVLGTVVGAIGFRGLRALRQTS
- a CDS encoding metallophosphoesterase — encoded protein: MVIVFLLVGLAALTAFAGLHRYLWRRLVRETTTGPGPARRAGTVVFVAGPVLMVGAVAAERAGAPFWLQRTLAWPGFLWMALALYLLLAVVAGEAVRPLVTRLVRRRTADGPEASRVAVGAATGPAVPLRPATEPVVPAAPGGTGAAASAAAPGQPDAPSREATDPGRAGGVAPGPSRRLFVSRAVGGTAAAVAVGTVGYGTYGVLRGPRVKRVTVPLARLPRSAHGFRIAVVSDIHLGPVLGRDFCRRVVDTINSTQPDLIAVVGDLVDGSVKNLGPAAAPLAGLRARHGSYFVTGNHEYYSGAAQWVAEVRELGLRPLENARTELAGFDLAGVNDVAGESEGQGPDFGRALGGRDTARAVVLLAHQPVQIHDAVRHGVDLQLSGHTHGGQLWPGNYVAELANPTVAGLERYGDTQLYVSRGAGAWGPPTRVGAPSDITIVELASRQA
- a CDS encoding sulfatase-like hydrolase/transferase, yielding MSFNTSSRQLPDTDETPDEARPREARTPDAPAEPETPETAARATTTGPAGAAGPSGTEAPGDSSTATESGARPGAAGPTESPEESPEPAKATVPTGSPEVAEPTDSGEPTDSPQVAETAAADSPKPTAAAEPTESGGSVEAAGSAEPVAAAEPAVPAEPAVPGDEGAASPAPVKGRWRGWRARYPVAARALTWTTTGLAAVLVLFALLMPNSSAGFRPGEFVRIPVEAVFGAAVLIVLPRRPRVVVAAAGGLLLGVLTILNLLDIGFNEYLGRGFNLVLDWSLFADARAYLQDTLGKQATLGIVVALVLFVIVLLAVMSLAVVRLAGLMSRHTVTATRSTLVLGTVWIACAALGVQVTGVPVASDRTAKSVEDRTKRVQATLRDEAAFAKFAKKDAFGNTPPDQLLTDLRGKDMMITFIESYGRSAIEDPVMAPGVDATLTAENQKLVKAGFAAKSGWLTSATYGGSSWLGHSTFLSGLWISNQQRYRTVTAGDHLTLTKAFKKSGGWDTVGVMPGVQKAWPESKFYGLDKVYDSHKLEYKGPKFSWSTMPDQYALTAFERLVHGKKHDKPLMSEIILTSSHQPWAPIPKLVPQDQVGDGSVYNAIEKAGKNPAGIITDSTKSKQEYGKSIQYSVSSLINYLVEYGNKNTVLIFLGDHQPIARVSGNHASRDVPVSIVAKDPKVLDKIADWGWTDGLQPEHNAPVWKMSSFRDRFMTAYGSTPAP